A single Desulfurispora thermophila DSM 16022 DNA region contains:
- a CDS encoding sigma-54 interaction domain-containing protein produces the protein MPLPPRAETLSPVSDGQRWGEMSHHLLPVLLNNVFDGVLVVDERARVVVFNPAAEKITGLLAGRVLGRSIQSLGEFSALVKRIYGDGRPLTGELFLPEVPALTVKRVPVALGDGRTGLLITFQLAERSNKPEQKNPDLRRRGLTARYSFNDIVGESAVMAETICQARKYTRSDAAILITGESGTGKELFAQSIHNESGRRHGPFVAVNCAALPESLLESELFGYEEGAFTGAKKGGKRGLFVLASGGSIFLDEIGDLSPALQARLLRVLQQKEVLPVGGQRVIPVDVRVISATNRNLSEAVERGEFRMDLYYRLNVLHLHIPSLRQRLEDLPLLFKHFFHRLTEAEGIAGWPVPDRVLDELKNYPWPGNVRELEGFVERYVALGEEEPRKFTTFRGLLQKLQQKRRGAAAADQQVLVLQLGRMEEMERQIIEQVMEMVGGGKGELARLLGYSRTTLWKKLKKYGCGGAAKQ, from the coding sequence GTGCCACTGCCTCCCAGAGCGGAAACATTATCCCCCGTTAGTGACGGCCAGCGGTGGGGGGAAATGAGCCACCACTTGCTGCCGGTGCTCCTGAATAATGTCTTTGATGGTGTGCTGGTGGTGGATGAGCGGGCCAGAGTGGTGGTTTTCAATCCGGCGGCGGAAAAAATCACCGGCCTTTTGGCCGGCCGGGTGCTGGGTCGATCCATCCAATCGCTGGGGGAATTCAGCGCCCTGGTGAAGAGGATCTATGGCGACGGACGGCCGCTGACCGGGGAACTGTTTTTGCCGGAAGTCCCCGCTCTGACGGTCAAACGTGTGCCCGTGGCACTGGGAGATGGCCGCACCGGCCTGTTGATCACGTTTCAGCTGGCCGAGCGGAGCAATAAGCCGGAACAGAAGAATCCCGACCTGCGCCGGCGGGGGCTGACGGCCCGCTACAGTTTCAACGATATTGTGGGCGAAAGTGCCGTGATGGCGGAGACCATTTGCCAGGCTCGCAAATACACCCGTTCCGATGCGGCGATCTTAATCACGGGCGAGAGCGGTACCGGCAAAGAGCTGTTTGCCCAGAGCATTCACAACGAGAGCGGGCGCCGGCATGGCCCGTTTGTGGCGGTAAACTGCGCCGCCCTGCCGGAAAGCCTGCTGGAAAGCGAGCTCTTTGGCTATGAGGAGGGGGCCTTTACCGGGGCCAAAAAGGGTGGCAAGCGCGGTCTGTTCGTGCTGGCCAGCGGCGGCAGTATTTTTCTGGATGAAATAGGCGATTTGAGCCCCGCCCTGCAGGCCCGCCTGCTGCGCGTGCTGCAACAAAAAGAGGTGTTGCCCGTGGGCGGCCAGCGGGTGATCCCCGTGGACGTGCGGGTGATCAGCGCCACCAACCGTAACCTGTCCGAGGCGGTGGAGCGGGGCGAATTCCGCATGGATCTGTATTACCGGCTCAATGTGTTACACTTGCATATCCCCTCCCTGCGCCAGCGTTTGGAGGACCTGCCGCTGCTGTTTAAACACTTTTTCCATCGCCTGACTGAGGCTGAGGGCATCGCGGGGTGGCCCGTACCCGACAGGGTGTTGGATGAGCTGAAGAACTATCCCTGGCCGGGCAATGTGCGGGAACTGGAGGGGTTTGTGGAGAGGTATGTGGCGCTGGGCGAAGAGGAGCCGCGCAAATTCACCACTTTCCGCGGCCTGTTGCAAAAATTGCAGCAAAAACGGCGGGGAGCGGCAGCCGCGGATCAACAGGTATTGGTTTTGCAATTGGGACGGATGGAGGAAATGGAGCGTCAGATTATTGAACAGGTGATGGAAATGGTGGGCGGCGGCAAGGGCGAACTGGCCAGGCTGCTGGGCTACAGCCGCACCACCCTGTGGAAAAAGCTGAAGAAGTACGGGTGCGGCGGTGCGGCAAAGCAATGA
- a CDS encoding DUF362 domain-containing protein — MSKPLVAVVKFAEAYQSVRRALELSDGLAGLKPGDRILIKPNLVSWDFDLPFPPYGVVTTSAVLGALVRILAEEGYSDITIGEGPLMVPKTIGQAMYKELGYHQLREKYGVKLVDFNEEKFVKTDLGGLTLSLAEKVLEADKIINVPVLKTHNQTKVSLGIKNLKGCINRASKMHCHGKDVDLSHTFPHIAEKLPVALTLIDGVFGLAKGPGPTGTAQRLDLLVASRDLLAADVVGAALLGYRAAEVEHLAYFARRNGGSLDINDIEVRGEPLAENIHPLEYDWEWTAENTGPLGYAKRGIKGLAVRKYDSTMCTGCSMLFNPVLVMLMAAFKGEPFPNVEVISGKVQLASPGFDYTVLFGMCPYKLNKDNPHIKQAIAIKGCPPDLQEFVEAMREIGVPCDYKDYVQYRHYIFHRYKAEDGFDLGLFKIDNV, encoded by the coding sequence ATGAGCAAACCGCTCGTGGCCGTGGTCAAATTTGCGGAGGCTTACCAGTCGGTGCGCCGGGCCCTGGAACTGTCCGATGGGCTGGCCGGGCTGAAACCGGGGGACAGGATCCTGATCAAACCCAACCTGGTCTCCTGGGATTTCGACCTGCCCTTTCCCCCCTACGGGGTGGTGACCACGTCGGCCGTGCTGGGCGCTCTGGTGCGGATTCTGGCCGAAGAGGGATATAGCGACATCACCATCGGGGAAGGGCCGCTGATGGTCCCCAAAACCATTGGCCAGGCCATGTACAAGGAGCTGGGCTATCACCAGCTGCGGGAAAAGTACGGCGTCAAGCTGGTGGATTTCAATGAGGAGAAATTTGTCAAGACCGACCTGGGTGGCCTGACGCTGTCCCTGGCGGAAAAGGTGCTGGAGGCCGACAAGATTATCAATGTGCCGGTATTAAAGACGCACAACCAGACCAAAGTGTCTCTGGGCATTAAGAACCTCAAGGGCTGCATCAACCGCGCCTCTAAAATGCACTGCCACGGCAAGGATGTGGACCTCAGCCACACTTTCCCCCACATTGCGGAAAAACTGCCCGTGGCGTTGACGTTGATTGATGGCGTTTTCGGTCTGGCCAAGGGCCCCGGCCCCACCGGCACCGCGCAGCGGCTGGATTTGCTGGTGGCTTCCCGCGATCTGCTGGCCGCCGATGTGGTGGGCGCGGCGCTCTTGGGCTACCGGGCCGCCGAAGTGGAACACCTGGCTTACTTTGCCCGGCGTAATGGCGGCAGTCTGGATATAAACGACATTGAGGTGCGGGGAGAGCCGCTGGCGGAAAATATTCATCCGCTGGAATACGACTGGGAGTGGACCGCAGAAAACACCGGCCCCCTGGGTTATGCCAAACGCGGCATAAAGGGCCTTGCCGTGCGCAAATACGACAGCACCATGTGCACCGGTTGCTCCATGCTCTTCAACCCGGTGCTGGTCATGCTCATGGCGGCGTTTAAAGGGGAGCCCTTCCCCAATGTGGAGGTGATCAGCGGCAAGGTGCAACTGGCCTCGCCGGGGTTTGACTATACGGTGCTCTTTGGCATGTGCCCGTACAAGCTGAACAAGGACAACCCCCACATCAAGCAGGCCATTGCCATCAAGGGCTGTCCGCCCGACCTGCAGGAGTTTGTGGAGGCCATGCGGGAAATTGGTGTGCCCTGCGACTACAAAGATTATGTTCAGTACCGCCATTACATCTTCCACCGCTACAAAGCGGAGGATGGCTTCGACCTGGGACTGTTTAAGATTGATAATGTCTAG
- a CDS encoding TetR/AcrR family transcriptional regulator: protein MDTRSKIIQSAVELFSQKGYHCTSLQEICEHAGVSKGALFHYFNNKSEILYVIHDQFIEVILAQAQQVRFRTDLTATEKLRQLVVDLVQLIADFKMHVKVFFKESRYVDKDKLELIVEKRDRLERIYRDVVEQGMASGELRDDLDLDVVVKGIFGMCDWTYQWMRPDGRLAPRQIGLIFWEILLGGLRQVR, encoded by the coding sequence ATGGATACCCGCAGCAAAATAATTCAGTCCGCCGTGGAGCTGTTCAGTCAAAAGGGCTACCATTGCACATCATTGCAGGAGATCTGCGAACACGCCGGGGTGAGCAAGGGGGCCCTGTTTCATTATTTTAACAACAAGAGTGAGATCCTGTATGTGATTCACGACCAGTTTATCGAAGTGATCCTGGCCCAGGCCCAGCAGGTGCGGTTCCGGACGGATCTCACGGCTACCGAGAAACTGCGCCAGCTGGTGGTGGATCTGGTGCAATTGATTGCCGACTTTAAGATGCATGTAAAGGTGTTTTTCAAAGAGAGCAGGTATGTGGACAAAGACAAGCTGGAGCTGATTGTGGAAAAGCGGGACAGGCTGGAGCGGATATACAGAGACGTGGTGGAGCAGGGAATGGCCAGCGGGGAGCTGCGGGATGACCTGGACCTGGACGTGGTGGTCAAGGGCATTTTCGGCATGTGTGACTGGACATACCAGTGGATGCGCCCGGACGGGCGGCTGGCGCCCCGGCAAATCGGCCTGATCTTCTGGGAAATCCTGCTGGGGGGACTGCGGCAAGTGAGGTAA
- a CDS encoding 3-hydroxyacyl-CoA dehydrogenase family protein, which yields MQVAQINKICVVGAGAMGRQIALCAALAGFRVVCQDISEQARAGAERFKEQYLSDRVARGKMTEEKASQGRENLLFTADLEQAAGDADLVIEVVPEVLELKRQIFARLDQICPPHTLLVTNSSFIVSSRLAGATTRPEKICNMHFFVPPLVMLPVEVVKGPHTADETAQAVAEVCRRMGKLPIMLEKEIHGFLVNRILSAVHREALFLYDTGVASYEDIDRAVREGLGHQTPPFFQMDLIGLDLVLLIGREHYRETGDPLFKPSPTIVSMVAQGRLGRKTGRGFYDYSRMLEERGY from the coding sequence GTGCAGGTGGCGCAAATAAACAAAATATGCGTGGTGGGTGCCGGGGCTATGGGCCGGCAGATTGCTCTCTGCGCTGCTCTGGCCGGTTTTCGGGTAGTCTGCCAGGACATCAGCGAGCAGGCCCGGGCGGGAGCCGAGCGGTTTAAAGAGCAATACTTGTCCGACCGGGTGGCCCGGGGCAAGATGACGGAGGAGAAAGCCAGTCAGGGGCGTGAAAACCTGCTCTTCACCGCCGATCTGGAGCAGGCGGCCGGCGATGCCGATCTGGTGATTGAAGTGGTGCCGGAAGTGCTGGAGCTAAAGAGGCAAATCTTCGCCCGCCTGGACCAGATTTGCCCGCCCCACACCCTGCTGGTTACCAACAGCTCGTTCATTGTCAGCTCCCGCCTGGCCGGTGCCACCACCCGGCCGGAGAAAATCTGCAATATGCATTTCTTTGTGCCGCCCCTGGTCATGCTGCCGGTGGAAGTGGTGAAGGGACCCCACACGGCGGACGAGACCGCGCAGGCCGTGGCCGAAGTCTGCCGGCGCATGGGCAAACTGCCCATCATGCTGGAAAAAGAAATCCACGGCTTTCTGGTGAACCGCATTCTGTCCGCGGTACATAGAGAAGCGCTTTTCCTCTACGATACGGGGGTGGCTTCCTATGAGGACATCGACCGGGCGGTGCGGGAAGGTCTGGGTCACCAGACCCCGCCCTTTTTTCAGATGGATCTGATCGGACTGGATTTGGTGCTGTTAATCGGCCGGGAGCATTACCGGGAAACCGGTGATCCGCTCTTTAAGCCCTCCCCCACCATTGTCAGCATGGTAGCTCAAGGCCGCCTGGGCCGTAAAACCGGCCGCGGATTTTATGATTACAGCCGCATGTTGGAGGAAAGGGGGTATTGA
- a CDS encoding long-chain-fatty-acid--CoA ligase — protein sequence MDFPRPYLKIYQDAGVEWDLKIEPRTLQSLLFESARKHPAKTALIFYGHQISYAQLAGAVQRAASVLYEMGLRKGDRLALMLPNCPDFVIAYYAVLSLGGIVVNTNPMYVEREIEHQVNDSGARMIITLQDLYFRVKNIRPHTPLEKVMLTGFSGKPASLPDDTLWFPDFYAQDRPAPPAVEINPVEDVALLQYTGGTTGVSKGAMLTHYNLYANSQQTDHFFIGEERKQLTLGVLPFFHVYGMSSCMNLAIAAGSTLILVPRFLPEEIAKIIREYKPTYFPGVPTMFIALMNYPDFKEYGNVMIYNSGGAPMPVDLIYRFQELLKGTGAEFAEGYGLSEASPVTHCNPTFGLNKPGSIGVPFPATDAAVADPATGQFLPPGQVGELVVRGPQVMKGYWNMPEESAQVLKDGWLFTGDMARMDEDGYFYIVDRKKDMIVASGYNIYPREVEEVLFQHPKVQEAVVAGVPDAYRGETVKAYIVLKQGESATAEEIVAYCKEKLAPYKVPKLIEFRAELPKSAVGKLLRRKLVEEERQKLAGGN from the coding sequence ATGGACTTTCCCAGACCCTATTTAAAAATCTACCAGGACGCGGGTGTGGAGTGGGACCTCAAAATTGAGCCCCGTACTTTGCAGAGCCTTTTGTTTGAGTCGGCCCGCAAGCATCCCGCTAAAACGGCCCTCATCTTTTACGGCCACCAGATCTCCTATGCCCAGCTGGCCGGGGCCGTGCAAAGGGCGGCGTCGGTTCTGTACGAAATGGGTCTGCGCAAGGGAGACAGGCTGGCGCTGATGTTACCCAACTGCCCGGACTTTGTCATCGCTTATTATGCCGTCCTAAGCCTGGGCGGCATTGTGGTCAACACCAACCCCATGTATGTGGAGCGGGAGATCGAGCACCAGGTCAACGACTCGGGCGCCAGGATGATCATTACCCTGCAGGACCTGTACTTCCGGGTGAAAAATATCCGCCCGCACACCCCGCTGGAAAAGGTTATGCTCACCGGTTTCAGCGGCAAACCGGCCAGCCTGCCCGATGATACCCTCTGGTTCCCGGATTTTTACGCTCAGGACCGGCCCGCTCCGCCCGCCGTGGAAATCAACCCCGTGGAAGATGTGGCCCTGCTGCAGTACACGGGCGGCACCACCGGCGTTTCCAAAGGTGCCATGCTCACCCACTATAACCTGTATGCCAACTCCCAGCAGACCGATCACTTTTTCATCGGCGAGGAAAGAAAGCAACTGACCCTGGGTGTGTTGCCCTTTTTCCATGTCTACGGTATGTCTTCCTGTATGAACCTGGCCATTGCTGCCGGGTCGACATTAATCCTGGTACCGCGCTTCTTGCCGGAAGAAATTGCCAAAATAATCCGGGAATACAAGCCCACCTACTTCCCCGGCGTGCCCACCATGTTCATTGCCCTGATGAACTACCCCGATTTCAAAGAATACGGCAATGTGATGATCTACAACTCGGGCGGTGCGCCCATGCCTGTGGATCTGATCTACCGCTTCCAGGAGCTGCTCAAAGGTACGGGGGCGGAATTCGCGGAAGGCTACGGCCTTTCCGAAGCCTCGCCGGTCACTCACTGCAACCCCACCTTCGGGCTAAACAAGCCCGGCAGCATAGGTGTTCCCTTTCCCGCCACCGACGCTGCGGTGGCCGATCCGGCCACCGGCCAGTTCTTGCCGCCGGGGCAGGTGGGCGAACTGGTGGTGCGGGGGCCCCAGGTGATGAAGGGCTACTGGAACATGCCGGAGGAAAGCGCCCAGGTGCTGAAAGACGGCTGGTTGTTCACGGGCGATATGGCCCGCATGGACGAGGACGGGTATTTCTACATTGTGGACCGGAAAAAGGACATGATTGTGGCCAGCGGCTACAATATCTATCCCCGGGAAGTGGAAGAGGTGCTCTTCCAGCATCCCAAGGTGCAGGAGGCGGTGGTGGCCGGCGTGCCGGACGCCTACCGGGGGGAAACGGTGAAGGCGTATATTGTGCTCAAGCAGGGGGAAAGCGCCACGGCGGAGGAGATTGTGGCCTACTGCAAGGAAAAGCTGGCTCCCTACAAGGTGCCCAAGTTGATTGAGTTTAGAGCCGAGCTGCCCAAGTCGGCGGTGGGCAAGCTTTTGCGGCGCAAGCTGGTGGAGGAGGAGCGGCAGAAGCTGGCGGGCGGCAATTGA
- a CDS encoding phosphoribosyltransferase: MLPEFTKPFFWDVGFAALFATALPPGRREILEGVITVVFADRAHAGSMLAEKLQEKIEKPAVLLAVPRGGVIVAQVIARRHDLPLDLVIPRKIGAPLHPEVAIGAVAQDGSTYLNHSLIQRASIEKCYINEKIDREVQEIKRRMRLYRGSDQYPDYSGHQAIVVDDGIATGYTVLAACSFIRKALRPRRLLLAVPVLPAEMVPIMQQHVDELVYLTAPEEFYAVGQFYGEFRQVNDEEVKSCLKQLP; this comes from the coding sequence TTGCTACCGGAATTCACCAAACCATTTTTCTGGGATGTGGGTTTTGCAGCTTTGTTTGCAACCGCCCTCCCACCGGGCCGGCGGGAAATCCTGGAAGGAGTGATCACGGTGGTTTTTGCCGACCGCGCTCATGCCGGCAGCATGCTGGCGGAAAAGCTGCAGGAAAAAATAGAAAAACCCGCCGTACTGCTGGCAGTACCGCGGGGAGGAGTGATCGTGGCCCAGGTCATTGCCCGGCGGCACGACCTGCCGCTGGACCTGGTGATACCGCGCAAAATTGGTGCGCCTTTGCACCCCGAAGTAGCCATCGGTGCGGTAGCCCAGGATGGCAGTACCTACCTCAACCACAGCCTGATCCAGCGGGCGAGCATTGAAAAGTGCTATATCAATGAAAAAATCGACCGGGAGGTACAGGAAATCAAGCGACGCATGCGCCTGTACCGGGGCAGCGACCAGTACCCGGACTACAGCGGTCACCAGGCCATTGTGGTGGACGACGGCATCGCTACCGGTTACACCGTGCTGGCCGCCTGCTCTTTTATCCGCAAAGCACTCCGGCCCCGCCGGCTGCTCCTGGCCGTGCCCGTACTGCCGGCGGAAATGGTACCCATTATGCAGCAGCATGTGGATGAACTGGTTTACCTGACCGCACCCGAGGAATTTTACGCTGTGGGCCAGTTCTACGGCGAATTCCGGCAGGTGAACGATGAAGAGGTGAAGAGTTGTCTTAAACAGCTGCCTTAA
- the yyaC gene encoding spore protease YyaC codes for MALLKNPAVEINGGEKTRVHMDDPLAVSKIAQDLVGRLHKLGINQNSQVVILCIGTDRSTGDALGPLVGDRLAGQAPAGVAVYGTLENPVHATNLAQVLEEVRQTYHRPLVIAVDACLGRLENVGCVSIGDGPLNPGAGVNKNLPPVGDLHITGIVNIGGFMEYVVLQNTRLHVVVRMAGLIAAAILHALSQLLEWEQYGAVVPAGSSLALSQAASGLAHS; via the coding sequence ATGGCATTATTGAAGAATCCTGCTGTGGAGATAAATGGCGGGGAAAAGACCCGCGTGCACATGGATGACCCGCTGGCCGTGTCCAAAATCGCCCAGGACCTGGTGGGGCGTTTGCATAAACTGGGGATTAATCAGAACAGCCAGGTGGTGATATTGTGCATCGGTACCGACCGCTCCACCGGCGATGCCCTGGGGCCGCTGGTGGGCGACCGGCTGGCCGGGCAGGCACCGGCCGGAGTGGCAGTCTACGGCACGCTGGAAAACCCGGTGCATGCCACCAATCTGGCCCAGGTACTGGAAGAGGTGCGGCAGACTTATCATCGCCCGCTGGTGATTGCCGTGGATGCCTGCCTGGGGCGGCTGGAGAATGTGGGCTGCGTGAGCATTGGGGACGGGCCGCTGAATCCCGGTGCCGGTGTGAACAAAAATTTGCCTCCGGTGGGCGATCTGCACATTACCGGTATTGTGAACATCGGCGGGTTTATGGAATATGTAGTGCTGCAGAACACCCGCCTGCATGTGGTGGTGCGCATGGCCGGGCTGATTGCGGCGGCCATTTTGCACGCATTGTCCCAGTTGCTGGAGTGGGAGCAATACGGCGCGGTGGTACCGGCCGGTTCATCTTTAGCTTTAAGTCAGGCTGCCTCCGGACTGGCCCACTCCTGA
- a CDS encoding 4-hydroxyphenylacetate 3-hydroxylase family protein has protein sequence MRTAQEYREKLRSMRKNVYIDGRLLGRDDPLLIPGQNVIAETFNFAADPRYTGLMTATSHITGKTINRFTHIHQSVDDLLKKQEMTRLLCQHVGGCIQRCMGVDALNALAVVTKDCDLALGTNYHERFLKYLEYYQENDLVGNCAQTDVKGDRMKRPHEQVDPDLYLRVVEKRSDGIVVRGAKAHNTIAPYADEIIVVPTRFMTEKDADWAVAFAVPADAPGIYLVCRASTLRPRKEFQAPFAQYGSADSLTIFDNVFVPWERVFLCGETQFAGQLAIQFANYHRHSYTGCKPAFTDVLMGATALVAEYNGVAKAPHVRDKLADMVAVAELVYGTGIAAAVKAHRAASGSYVPNFVYTNVARYHAGVNVYHEHEILADIAGGLPATLPPEGDFLNPETRDLLNKYIMRNPAISADNVHRCFRLCSDLLCSAHAGISQVAGIHGGGSPIMEKIAIMGMYDIEAKKKIAKRLAGITD, from the coding sequence ATGCGGACAGCTCAAGAATACCGAGAAAAACTGCGTTCCATGCGCAAAAACGTGTACATCGACGGCCGCCTGCTGGGAAGGGACGACCCCTTGCTCATCCCGGGCCAGAATGTGATAGCCGAAACCTTCAACTTTGCCGCCGACCCCCGGTACACCGGGCTAATGACGGCCACATCCCACATCACGGGCAAGACCATCAACCGCTTCACCCACATCCACCAGAGCGTGGACGACCTGCTGAAAAAGCAGGAAATGACCCGCCTTTTGTGCCAGCACGTGGGGGGCTGCATCCAGCGCTGTATGGGCGTGGATGCCTTGAACGCCCTGGCCGTGGTCACCAAGGACTGCGACCTGGCCCTGGGCACCAACTATCACGAGCGCTTTTTAAAGTACCTGGAGTATTACCAGGAAAACGACCTGGTGGGCAACTGCGCCCAGACCGATGTCAAGGGCGACCGGATGAAACGGCCCCATGAGCAGGTGGACCCCGACCTCTATTTGCGGGTGGTGGAAAAACGATCCGACGGCATCGTGGTGCGCGGCGCCAAGGCCCACAACACCATTGCCCCTTATGCCGACGAGATCATTGTGGTGCCCACCCGCTTTATGACCGAAAAGGACGCCGACTGGGCGGTGGCCTTCGCCGTTCCGGCCGATGCCCCGGGCATTTACCTGGTCTGCCGCGCCAGCACCTTAAGACCGCGCAAGGAGTTTCAGGCACCCTTCGCCCAGTACGGCTCGGCCGACTCCCTGACCATTTTTGATAACGTTTTTGTGCCCTGGGAGCGCGTGTTCCTGTGCGGCGAAACCCAATTCGCCGGCCAGCTGGCCATTCAGTTCGCCAACTACCACCGCCACAGCTATACCGGCTGCAAACCGGCCTTCACCGATGTGCTGATGGGGGCCACGGCACTGGTGGCCGAATACAACGGCGTGGCCAAGGCCCCCCATGTGCGGGACAAACTGGCCGACATGGTGGCCGTGGCCGAGCTGGTCTACGGCACGGGCATTGCGGCAGCGGTCAAAGCCCACCGGGCCGCCTCGGGCAGCTATGTGCCCAACTTCGTCTATACCAACGTGGCCCGCTACCACGCCGGCGTCAATGTTTACCACGAGCACGAGATCCTGGCCGATATTGCCGGCGGGCTGCCGGCCACCCTGCCACCCGAGGGCGATTTCCTCAACCCGGAAACACGGGACCTGCTCAACAAATACATCATGCGCAACCCGGCCATCAGCGCCGACAACGTGCACCGCTGTTTCCGGCTGTGCAGCGACCTGTTGTGCTCGGCGCACGCCGGCATCTCCCAGGTGGCCGGTATTCACGGCGGAGGCTCGCCCATCATGGAGAAGATCGCCATTATGGGTATGTACGACATCGAGGCCAAAAAGAAAATCGCCAAGCGCCTGGCAGGTATTACCGATTAG
- a CDS encoding YkvI family membrane protein, whose translation MNFKTIFQVLAIYAGSIIGAGFASGQEILQFFIIHGRRGVLGVILATTLFAYFGALIMHLAVRYQMHNYRQILVLTLGPRVSRIFDLLSLLMLAGGLLVMLSGAGAVASEYLGLSGRTGSITTALLAAAVLWRGTRGVAETNMLLVPVKAGIIIMVCLTAIYLQRENITPAVSPPGLSYSGNWLFAAILYVSYNLVVPVSVLTSMGREVERLSAVLGGICGGLVLGLIILLVTITGLLYYPDIAAYQIPLLYIAGQTGRLWTNVLGVLIWLAIFTTAIADAHGFAARLGAPGTARYRLAGLLLLLAALPLAGLPFAQLVKYLYPLFGYLGLFLLAGLFLLPLRLRGEK comes from the coding sequence ATGAACTTTAAAACCATCTTCCAGGTACTGGCCATCTATGCCGGCAGCATCATCGGAGCCGGCTTTGCTTCCGGGCAGGAAATCCTGCAATTTTTTATTATACACGGCCGCCGGGGCGTACTGGGGGTAATCCTGGCTACCACCTTGTTCGCTTATTTCGGCGCTTTAATCATGCATCTGGCCGTACGCTACCAGATGCACAATTACCGGCAAATTCTGGTGCTGACTTTGGGCCCCAGAGTCAGCCGCATTTTTGACCTGCTCAGCCTGCTCATGCTGGCCGGCGGTCTTCTGGTCATGCTCTCGGGCGCCGGAGCGGTGGCCAGCGAATACCTGGGTCTCTCCGGGCGGACCGGCTCCATAACAACCGCTTTGCTGGCGGCCGCGGTACTCTGGCGGGGAACCAGAGGGGTGGCCGAAACCAATATGCTGCTGGTGCCGGTAAAGGCGGGCATAATAATCATGGTTTGTCTGACCGCCATCTACCTGCAAAGGGAAAACATCACTCCGGCGGTCAGTCCTCCCGGGCTCAGCTACAGCGGCAACTGGCTTTTTGCCGCCATCCTGTATGTTTCGTACAACCTGGTGGTACCGGTGAGCGTGCTTACATCAATGGGCCGGGAGGTGGAACGCCTTTCCGCCGTCCTGGGCGGCATTTGCGGCGGGCTGGTGCTGGGTTTGATAATTTTGCTTGTGACAATAACCGGCTTGTTGTATTATCCAGATATAGCCGCTTATCAAATCCCGCTTTTATACATTGCCGGCCAGACCGGGCGCCTGTGGACCAATGTGCTGGGTGTTTTGATCTGGCTGGCCATCTTCACCACCGCCATCGCCGACGCGCACGGCTTTGCCGCCCGTCTGGGCGCCCCGGGCACGGCCCGCTACCGTCTGGCCGGGCTGCTCCTGCTGTTGGCCGCCCTGCCCCTGGCCGGACTGCCCTTTGCCCAGCTGGTCAAGTACCTGTACCCGCTCTTTGGCTACCTGGGACTGTTCCTGCTGGCCGGGCTGTTTTTGTTGCCGTTGCGGTTGAGAGGTGAGAAGTGA